From the genome of Bordetella sp. H567, one region includes:
- a CDS encoding recombination-associated protein RdgC — protein MWFKNLKIYRLSPSWALKDEQLEEALSKFAYQGGNTLEMQSLGWIPTRENGGLVHTVNGQMLVTLRAEKKLLPATVVNQVAKARAQEIEEQQGYKPGRKQMKEIKERVTDELLPKAFSIYRDTRVWIDPVNRWLVIDAAASAKADEVLGLLAKSIDPFPLESLYVTQSPAAAMTGWLAEDEAPANFSIDQDTELRASGESRAAIRYVKHTIDADDVRRHIQSGKQCTRLAMTWADRVSFVLTESLDVKRIAPLDVLKENTDSMAQNDDEKFDSDMALMTGELAKLMTELVDALGGEKRN, from the coding sequence ATGTGGTTCAAGAATCTGAAGATCTACCGCCTTTCCCCGTCCTGGGCCTTAAAGGACGAGCAGCTCGAAGAGGCGCTGTCCAAGTTCGCCTACCAAGGCGGCAACACGCTGGAAATGCAAAGCCTGGGCTGGATACCCACGCGTGAAAACGGCGGCCTCGTGCATACGGTCAATGGCCAGATGCTTGTCACCCTGCGTGCGGAAAAGAAGCTGCTGCCGGCCACCGTCGTCAACCAGGTGGCGAAGGCGCGTGCCCAGGAGATCGAGGAGCAGCAGGGCTACAAGCCCGGACGCAAGCAGATGAAGGAAATCAAGGAGCGCGTCACCGACGAATTGCTCCCCAAGGCCTTCAGCATCTATCGCGATACGCGCGTGTGGATCGATCCGGTCAACCGCTGGCTGGTGATCGATGCCGCGGCCTCGGCGAAGGCCGACGAAGTCCTGGGCCTGCTGGCCAAATCGATCGACCCCTTCCCGCTCGAAAGCCTGTACGTCACGCAATCGCCGGCGGCGGCGATGACGGGCTGGCTGGCGGAAGACGAGGCACCGGCGAATTTCAGCATCGACCAGGATACGGAACTGCGCGCGTCCGGCGAAAGCCGGGCTGCCATCCGCTACGTCAAGCACACCATCGACGCCGACGACGTGCGGCGGCACATCCAGTCCGGCAAGCAATGCACGCGGCTGGCGATGACCTGGGCCGACCGCGTCTCTTTCGTGCTGACCGAATCGCTGGACGTCAAGCGCATCGCACCGCTGGACGTGCTGAAGGAAAACACCGACAGCATGGCGCAGAATGACGACGAGAAGTTCGACAGCGACATGGCGCTGATGACCGGCGAACTGGCCAAGCTGATGACGGAGCTGGTCGACGCCCTGGGCGGCGAAAAGCGCAACTGA
- the ligD gene encoding non-homologous end-joining DNA ligase: protein MARTAAGTTSKNARAVKRPARRRAAQRGAAHGATSQPVQDTQVLGIAITHPDRPLYAEPDVTKLELARYYESVSTLIMPHLADRRVALLRCPDGTAGECFFQKHMGEHLPAGVELDEDMLVIRDIAGVIGLVQRGVIEFHTWGAKSPGADKPDRLTFDLDPDPHTPWPRIAEATRVLRDLLRDVGLQPFLKTTGGKGLHVVVPVRATLGWDDVRRFCKGVAQQLEDMQPEVFVANMSKAKRQDHIFVDYLRNSDGATAVAAFSARARAGAPVSMPVPWDVIGAADDPRGDAYNVRNVLERVRARPDDPWAGYESGRKALTAAMRDKFDAA from the coding sequence ATGGCACGCACCGCAGCAGGAACCACCTCGAAGAACGCGCGCGCTGTGAAGCGGCCCGCGAGGCGGCGCGCCGCCCAACGTGGCGCCGCGCACGGCGCGACTTCGCAGCCAGTGCAGGATACCCAGGTCCTGGGCATCGCCATCACCCATCCGGATCGACCGCTTTACGCCGAGCCCGACGTGACCAAGCTGGAGCTGGCGCGGTATTACGAATCGGTCTCGACGCTGATCATGCCCCATCTGGCGGACCGGCGCGTCGCGCTGCTGCGTTGTCCGGACGGCACCGCGGGCGAGTGCTTCTTCCAGAAGCACATGGGCGAACACCTGCCGGCAGGCGTCGAGCTGGACGAAGACATGCTGGTCATCCGCGACATCGCGGGCGTGATCGGCCTGGTGCAGCGCGGCGTGATCGAGTTCCATACGTGGGGGGCCAAGTCGCCGGGTGCGGACAAGCCGGACAGGCTGACATTCGATCTTGACCCGGACCCCCACACGCCGTGGCCCCGCATCGCGGAAGCGACGCGTGTGCTGCGGGATCTTTTGCGCGATGTGGGCCTGCAGCCTTTCCTGAAAACGACGGGCGGCAAGGGTTTGCATGTGGTGGTGCCCGTGCGCGCGACGCTGGGCTGGGATGACGTGCGGCGCTTCTGCAAAGGTGTCGCCCAGCAGCTCGAGGACATGCAGCCCGAGGTGTTCGTGGCGAATATGTCCAAGGCCAAGCGGCAAGACCATATCTTCGTCGACTATCTGCGCAATAGTGACGGCGCCACGGCCGTTGCCGCCTTCTCCGCACGCGCACGCGCCGGCGCGCCGGTCTCCATGCCGGTGCCCTGGGATGTCATCGGGGCCGCCGATGATCCGCGCGGCGATGCCTACAATGTGCGCAACGTATTGGAGCGGGTGCGTGCACGGCCGGACGATCCGTGGGCTGGCTACGAAAGCGGGCGCAAGGCGCTGACGGCCGCCATGCGCGACAAGTTCGACGCGGCATAG
- a CDS encoding MFS transporter gives MSTASMPRPGAVTAPTPMTRNERKVIFASSLGTVFEWYDFYLYGSLAPIIALHFFSGVNPTAGFIFALLAFAAGFAVRPFGALVFGRLGDLVGRKYTFLVTIVIMGLSTFLVGVLPTYGSVGIAAPALLIILRLLQGLALGGEYGGAATYVAEHAPMGRRGFYTSWIQTTATLGLFLSLLIILGIRSYSGEASFREAWGWWRAPFLLSFVLLAVSVWIRLQLSESPTFQRMKDEGKGSKAPISESFGEWKNLKIVILALLGLTAGQAVVWYTGQFYTLFFLTQTLKVDANTANIMIALALLIGTPFFVVFGSLSDRIGRKPIIMAGCLIAAVTYFPIFQGLTHFANPALAKAQASAPVTVIADPATCSFQFNPVGTSSFTSSCDIVKSFLARNSVNYKNETAPAGSVARVRIGADEFQSFDGKALAPADFKTRTAELDKTMTAAIRGHGYPATADRAQSNDVMVVVLLTILVIYVTMVYGPIAAMLVEMFPTRIRYTSMSLPYHIGNGWFGGFLPPLAFAIVAATGNIYDGLWYPIIVAAMTLVIGTLFVRETKDVDLNKDF, from the coding sequence ATGAGCACAGCATCCATGCCGCGCCCGGGCGCCGTCACGGCCCCGACTCCGATGACCCGCAACGAACGCAAGGTGATTTTCGCGTCGTCGCTGGGCACCGTTTTCGAATGGTATGACTTCTATCTATACGGCTCGCTCGCGCCCATCATCGCCCTGCACTTCTTTTCGGGTGTCAATCCGACGGCCGGCTTCATCTTCGCGCTGCTGGCCTTTGCCGCCGGTTTCGCCGTGCGGCCCTTCGGCGCGCTGGTGTTCGGCCGCCTGGGCGACCTGGTGGGCCGCAAGTACACATTCCTGGTGACCATCGTCATCATGGGCCTGTCGACCTTCCTGGTCGGCGTGCTGCCCACGTATGGCTCCGTCGGCATCGCGGCCCCTGCCCTGCTGATCATCCTGCGCCTGCTGCAAGGCCTGGCACTGGGCGGCGAGTACGGCGGCGCGGCCACGTATGTGGCCGAACACGCGCCCATGGGACGCCGCGGCTTCTACACCAGCTGGATCCAGACCACCGCGACCCTGGGCCTGTTCCTGTCGCTGCTGATCATCCTTGGCATCCGTTCCTACTCCGGGGAAGCATCCTTCCGCGAAGCCTGGGGTTGGTGGCGCGCGCCCTTCCTGCTGTCGTTCGTGCTGCTGGCGGTGTCGGTGTGGATCCGGCTGCAGCTGAGCGAATCGCCCACCTTCCAGCGCATGAAGGACGAAGGCAAGGGATCCAAGGCGCCGATCAGCGAGTCGTTCGGCGAGTGGAAGAACCTGAAGATCGTGATCCTGGCCCTGCTGGGCCTGACCGCCGGCCAAGCCGTCGTCTGGTACACCGGCCAGTTCTATACGCTGTTCTTCCTGACACAGACGCTGAAGGTGGACGCCAACACGGCCAACATCATGATCGCGCTGGCCTTGTTGATCGGCACGCCGTTCTTCGTGGTGTTCGGCAGCTTGTCCGATCGCATCGGGCGCAAGCCCATCATCATGGCCGGCTGCCTGATCGCGGCGGTGACGTACTTTCCCATCTTCCAGGGGCTTACCCACTTCGCCAACCCGGCACTGGCAAAGGCCCAGGCCTCCGCGCCGGTGACGGTCATCGCCGATCCGGCCACCTGCTCGTTCCAGTTCAACCCGGTCGGTACCTCGTCGTTCACCAGCAGTTGCGATATCGTCAAGTCCTTCCTGGCGCGCAATTCGGTGAACTACAAGAACGAGACGGCGCCCGCCGGATCGGTCGCGAGGGTACGCATCGGCGCCGACGAGTTCCAATCCTTCGACGGCAAGGCGCTCGCGCCGGCGGACTTCAAGACGCGCACGGCCGAACTCGACAAAACGATGACGGCGGCCATCCGTGGCCACGGCTATCCCGCCACGGCGGACCGCGCGCAGTCCAATGACGTCATGGTGGTCGTACTGCTGACCATACTCGTGATCTACGTCACCATGGTCTACGGCCCCATCGCCGCGATGCTGGTGGAAATGTTCCCGACGCGCATCCGCTATACGTCCATGAGCCTGCCGTATCACATCGGCAACGGCTGGTTCGGCGGCTTCCTGCCACCGCTGGCCTTCGCCATCGTCGCGGCCACGGGCAACATCTACGACGGCCTGTGGTATCCCATCATCGTCGCCGCGATGACGCTGGTCATCGGCACGCTGTTCGTGCGCGAAACCAAGGACGTCGACTTGAACAAGGACTTCTAG
- a CDS encoding sensor histidine kinase gives MLAPLFLLWPMSVAITYVVAQNIADVPYDRALASHLRVLASQVHTVDGKAALDMTDPVRSMLRANETDSVFWLVLAGHGQYLGGDRELPLPKGADVAAPGAVRYEDSSLRGFAIRLAYTRVDAGGPSEMPALIIVAETAERRAQLANDIIKGVIIPQFVVLPIAVLLVWFGLSRGVAPLNALQQRLRARRPDDLSPIDERATPSEIAPLVVAINELLERLSATVQTQRRFVADAAHQLKTPLAGLRTQAELALRDASPDEMQTSLRQLVAGSERATRLVNQLLLLARAENPAIIGMAPIDLNALAREQTTLWAPQALAIGIDLGFEEAERTTAIAGNAILLAELLNNLVDNALRYTPRGGRVTVRVRALPGAAILEVEDSGLGIAPHERERVFDRFYRVLGTAAEGSGLGLAIVREIAQKHGATVTLADNPTADAPLRGLKITVRFPLGLQTET, from the coding sequence ATGCTTGCGCCGCTGTTCCTGCTATGGCCCATGAGCGTGGCCATCACCTACGTCGTCGCGCAGAACATCGCGGACGTGCCCTACGACCGCGCGCTTGCCAGCCACTTGCGCGTGCTGGCCAGCCAGGTCCATACGGTCGATGGCAAGGCAGCCCTGGACATGACGGATCCCGTGCGCAGCATGCTGCGCGCGAACGAAACCGACAGCGTGTTCTGGCTGGTGCTGGCCGGACACGGCCAATACCTGGGCGGCGACCGCGAACTGCCATTGCCCAAGGGCGCCGATGTCGCGGCGCCGGGAGCGGTGCGCTACGAAGACAGCAGCCTGCGCGGCTTTGCCATCCGGCTGGCCTATACCCGGGTCGATGCGGGCGGCCCCAGCGAAATGCCGGCCCTGATCATCGTCGCGGAAACGGCCGAACGGCGCGCCCAATTGGCCAACGACATCATCAAGGGCGTCATCATTCCGCAATTCGTGGTGCTGCCCATCGCCGTCCTGCTGGTTTGGTTCGGGCTATCGCGCGGGGTGGCGCCCTTGAACGCCCTGCAGCAGCGCCTGCGCGCGCGCCGGCCGGACGACCTGTCACCCATCGACGAGCGCGCCACGCCCAGTGAGATCGCGCCGCTGGTGGTCGCGATCAACGAGCTGCTGGAACGGCTGTCGGCCACCGTGCAGACGCAGCGCCGCTTCGTCGCCGATGCGGCGCACCAGTTGAAGACGCCGCTGGCGGGACTGCGCACGCAGGCGGAACTGGCGCTGCGCGACGCCAGCCCGGACGAAATGCAAACCAGCCTGCGGCAGCTGGTGGCCGGGTCCGAGCGCGCCACCCGCCTGGTAAACCAGCTGCTGCTGCTCGCGCGCGCCGAAAACCCGGCCATCATCGGCATGGCGCCCATCGATCTGAACGCCCTGGCCCGCGAGCAGACCACGTTATGGGCGCCGCAGGCCCTGGCCATCGGCATCGACCTGGGGTTCGAGGAGGCGGAGCGGACGACCGCCATCGCCGGCAACGCCATCCTGCTGGCGGAACTGCTGAACAACCTGGTGGATAACGCGCTGCGCTACACCCCGCGCGGCGGCCGCGTCACCGTGCGCGTGCGCGCTCTGCCCGGCGCGGCGATCCTGGAAGTGGAAGACTCCGGTCTCGGCATTGCGCCCCATGAACGGGAACGTGTCTTCGATCGTTTCTATCGCGTGCTGGGCACCGCTGCCGAAGGCAGCGGCCTGGGGCTGGCCATCGTGCGCGAAATCGCGCAGAAACATGGCGCAACGGTGACGCTCGCGGACAATCCCACGGCGGACGCCCCGCTGCGCGGGCTGAAAATTACCGTGCGCTTTCCGCTCGGTTTACAAACAGAAACATAA
- a CDS encoding response regulator, whose amino-acid sequence MRILIAEDDSILADGLSRSLRHNGYAVDAVRDGMAADLALAAQAFDLLILDLGLPQLAGLEVLRRLRARNAQLPVLILTAADSIEQRVKGLDLGADDYMAKPFALSELEARVRALTRRGTGGGASLIRHGRLVFDQAGRVASVDGQALDLSAREIGLLEILLMRSGRMVSKNQLVDHLCEWGDEVSTNAIEVYVHRLRKKLEPTGVRIMTVRGLGYCLERDHGTGELAH is encoded by the coding sequence ATGCGCATACTTATCGCCGAAGACGACAGCATCCTTGCCGATGGCCTGTCGCGTTCATTGCGGCATAACGGCTATGCCGTGGACGCCGTGCGCGACGGCATGGCGGCCGATCTGGCGCTGGCGGCGCAGGCGTTCGACCTGCTGATCCTGGACCTGGGGCTCCCGCAGTTGGCGGGGCTGGAAGTCCTGAGACGGCTGCGCGCCCGCAACGCCCAGCTGCCGGTGCTTATTCTAACCGCCGCCGACAGCATAGAGCAGCGCGTCAAAGGGCTGGACCTCGGCGCGGACGACTATATGGCCAAGCCCTTCGCCCTGTCGGAGCTGGAAGCGCGCGTGCGGGCCCTGACCCGGCGCGGCACGGGTGGCGGTGCCAGCCTGATCCGCCACGGCCGCCTGGTCTTCGACCAGGCGGGACGGGTCGCGTCGGTGGACGGCCAAGCCCTGGACCTGTCCGCGCGCGAAATCGGGCTGCTTGAAATCCTGCTCATGCGTAGCGGGCGCATGGTCAGCAAGAACCAGCTGGTGGACCACTTGTGCGAATGGGGCGACGAAGTCAGCACCAACGCCATCGAAGTCTACGTGCATCGCTTGCGCAAAAAGCTGGAGCCGACAGGCGTCCGGATCATGACCGTGCGTGGCCTGGGCTATTGCCTGGAACGGGATCATGGCACGGGCGAACTGGCGCACTGA
- the recA gene encoding recombinase RecA produces the protein MDDKTSKAAASEKAKALAAALSQIEKQFGKGSIMRYGDNEVEHDIQVVSTGSLGLDIALGVGGLPRGRVVEIYGPESSGKTTLTLQVIAEMQKVGGTCAFIDAEHALDVQYAAKLGVNLTDLLISQPDTGEQALEITDALVRSGSVDLIVIDSVAALVPKAEIEGEMGDSLPGLQARLMSQALRKLTATIKRTNCMVIFINQIRMKIGVMFGNPETTTGGNALKFYSSVRLDIRRIGSIKKGEEVVGNETRVKVVKNKVSPPFKQAEFDIMYGSGISREGEIIDLGVQAGIVDKSGAWYSYKGDRIGQGKDNVREYLKEHREMAFEIENRIRENQGIVSRANTFAESEAEED, from the coding sequence ATGGACGACAAAACCAGCAAGGCAGCCGCCTCGGAAAAAGCCAAGGCGCTCGCCGCGGCCCTATCGCAGATCGAAAAGCAGTTCGGCAAGGGCTCGATCATGCGGTATGGCGACAACGAGGTCGAGCACGACATCCAGGTGGTGTCCACCGGCTCGCTGGGCCTGGATATCGCGCTGGGCGTGGGCGGCCTGCCGCGCGGCCGGGTGGTCGAGATCTATGGTCCCGAATCCTCGGGCAAGACGACGCTCACGCTGCAGGTCATCGCCGAGATGCAAAAAGTGGGCGGCACCTGCGCGTTCATCGATGCCGAACACGCGCTGGACGTGCAATACGCCGCCAAGCTGGGCGTCAACCTGACCGACCTGCTCATTTCCCAGCCGGACACCGGCGAACAGGCGCTGGAAATCACCGACGCGCTGGTGCGATCGGGTTCCGTCGACCTCATCGTCATCGACTCAGTGGCCGCGCTCGTGCCCAAGGCGGAAATCGAAGGCGAAATGGGCGACTCGCTGCCCGGCCTGCAAGCCCGCCTGATGAGCCAGGCGCTGCGCAAGCTGACCGCGACGATCAAGCGCACCAACTGCATGGTCATCTTCATCAACCAGATCCGGATGAAGATCGGCGTCATGTTCGGCAATCCGGAAACCACCACCGGCGGCAATGCGCTGAAGTTCTATTCTTCCGTGCGCCTGGACATCCGCCGCATCGGTTCCATCAAGAAAGGCGAAGAAGTCGTCGGCAACGAAACGCGCGTCAAGGTCGTCAAAAACAAGGTCTCGCCCCCCTTCAAGCAGGCGGAATTCGACATCATGTACGGCAGCGGCATTTCGCGTGAAGGCGAAATCATCGATCTGGGCGTGCAGGCCGGTATCGTCGACAAGTCGGGTGCCTGGTACAGCTATAAGGGCGACCGCATTGGCCAGGGCAAGGACAATGTCCGCGAATACCTGAAGGAGCATCGCGAAATGGCGTTCGAAATCGAGAACCGCATCCGCGAAAACCAGGGTATCGTCAGCCGCGCCAATACCTTCGCCGAAAGCGAGGCCGAAGAGGACTGA
- the recX gene encoding recombination regulator RecX, with the protein MISGRRGMGSRTRSSDDSADDPFRAGSRPTEKRGPTLKARAVAYLSRREYARSELARKLGAYTDDAAALDALLDDLEREGWLSTRRFAEGLVHRRAERQGAARIVQELRQHGVDETQIGELRDSLRATEYERAMAVWTKRFGERPVDRAAYAKQARFLASRGFAHDVIHRVLGDERDD; encoded by the coding sequence ATGATTTCCGGCCGCCGCGGCATGGGATCGCGCACCCGGTCCTCCGATGATTCCGCGGACGATCCCTTCCGTGCCGGCAGCCGGCCCACGGAAAAGCGCGGGCCGACACTGAAAGCCCGCGCCGTGGCCTATCTATCCCGACGTGAATACGCGCGCAGCGAATTGGCGCGCAAGCTCGGTGCGTATACGGACGACGCCGCGGCCCTGGACGCCTTGCTGGATGACCTGGAACGCGAAGGCTGGTTATCCACGCGGCGTTTTGCCGAGGGCCTGGTGCATCGGCGCGCCGAACGCCAGGGCGCGGCTCGCATCGTGCAGGAACTACGCCAGCATGGCGTCGATGAAACGCAGATAGGGGAACTCCGGGACAGCCTGCGGGCGACGGAATACGAGCGCGCGATGGCCGTGTGGACCAAGCGTTTTGGCGAACGTCCCGTCGATCGCGCCGCTTATGCCAAGCAGGCGCGCTTTCTCGCTTCCCGTGGTTTCGCGCACGACGTCATTCATCGCGTGCTGGGCGACGAGCGGGACGACTGA
- a CDS encoding LysR family transcriptional regulator: MLEIRHLETLSAIRDGGSLQEAAERLHLTQSALSHQLRELESRLGTPLLNRRTRPARLTTAGLRVLALADDILPRLRATERELQRLAAGRTGRLHLAIECHSCFQWLMPALDAFRAQWPEVALDLSAAFSFAPFPALLRGDLDLVITSDPQTLEAIDYVPLFTYELVLAVSESHPLASQRYIRPEQLADQTLITYPVDRQRLDVFTSFLDPADVEPASVRKAELTPIIAQLIASNRGVAALPNWALTEYLDKGWLKVCRLGPQGVWPTLYAAIRNEDADAPFIKDFLTIARDVSFRTLTGIKAA, encoded by the coding sequence ATGCTCGAAATCCGCCATCTGGAAACCCTTTCCGCCATCCGTGATGGGGGCAGCCTCCAGGAAGCCGCCGAACGGCTGCACCTGACGCAGTCCGCGCTATCCCACCAATTGCGTGAACTGGAATCCCGCCTGGGTACGCCCCTGCTGAATCGCAGGACGCGGCCGGCGCGATTGACGACCGCCGGCTTGCGCGTCCTCGCGCTGGCGGACGACATCCTGCCGCGCCTGCGGGCCACGGAACGCGAACTGCAACGCCTGGCAGCGGGCCGGACGGGCCGCCTGCATCTGGCGATCGAATGCCACTCCTGTTTTCAATGGCTGATGCCGGCGCTGGACGCATTCCGGGCGCAATGGCCCGAGGTGGCACTGGACCTGTCCGCCGCGTTCTCTTTCGCCCCCTTCCCCGCGCTGCTGCGCGGCGATCTCGATCTGGTGATAACCTCGGACCCGCAGACACTGGAAGCCATCGATTATGTCCCGCTGTTCACCTATGAACTGGTCCTCGCGGTCTCGGAATCCCATCCGCTGGCGTCGCAGCGCTATATCCGGCCCGAACAGTTGGCGGACCAGACGCTGATCACCTATCCGGTCGACCGTCAGCGCCTGGATGTCTTCACGTCCTTTCTCGATCCGGCCGACGTAGAGCCGGCCAGCGTTCGCAAGGCCGAATTGACGCCCATCATTGCCCAGTTGATCGCCAGCAACCGTGGCGTCGCCGCGCTGCCGAACTGGGCGCTGACGGAATACCTGGACAAGGGATGGCTGAAGGTATGCCGGCTGGGACCACAAGGTGTATGGCCCACGCTATATGCGGCGATCCGCAATGAAGACGCGGACGCCCCCTTCATCAAGGATTTCCTGACCATCGCCCGGGATGTCAGTTTCCGGACGCTGACCGGCATCAAGGCAGCGTGA
- the metE gene encoding 5-methyltetrahydropteroyltriglutamate--homocysteine S-methyltransferase, producing the protein MTTIHNLGFPRIGAQRELKRAVEAYWAGKSSLAQLEETGRELRARHWKAQADAGVDLLPVGDFAWYDHVLEWTTLLGAVPPRFAQRAGAPVGLDTLFRMGRGRAPSGTPAAACEMTKWFDTNYHYIVPELTPGQTFRIARESLFEQIREAQQSGYPVKPVIPGPLTWLWLGKGDAYAGPGDGGKLELLATLIPVYTEVLRRIAELGVEWVQIDEPILALDLPAAWREAYAAVYARLSGAPLKLLVATYFDGLQDNLATAAALPVAGLHVDLVRAPEQLTPLLQVLGAKVLSAGIVNGRNIWRTDLDAALRTLAPVKAALGDRLWIAPSCSLLHVPVDLAFETELDDELKSWLSFAVQKLDEIRTLARALDGSQEADVQDALRVQRAALVDRARSPRIHNPAVARRMAAAVQVQRDRAPFAQRIARQQEKLALPAFPTTTIGSFPQTAEIRTLRRDWKAGAISDSAYEAAIRKEIEAVIRFQENVGLDVLVHGEPERNDMVEYFGELLAGFAFTRNGWVQSYGSRCVKPPVIFGDVARPAPMTVAWSSYAQSLTDKPVKGMLTGPVTILQWSFVRDDQPREQTCRQLALALRDEVVDLEKAGIRVIQIDEPAIREGLPLRRADWGAYLDWAVDCFRLSTAGVREDTQIHTHMCYAEFNDIIESIAAMDADVITIETSRSNMELLKAFEDFRYPNDIGPGVYDIHSPNVPDVDWMVSLMQKAAGRLPKERLWVNPDCGLKTRAWPETEAALVSMVDAARQLRAQA; encoded by the coding sequence ATGACGACGATTCATAATCTTGGCTTCCCGCGCATCGGTGCGCAGCGCGAACTGAAGCGTGCGGTCGAGGCCTATTGGGCGGGCAAATCCTCGCTGGCGCAACTGGAAGAGACCGGACGGGAATTGCGCGCCCGGCATTGGAAAGCCCAGGCCGATGCCGGTGTGGACCTGCTGCCGGTAGGGGATTTCGCCTGGTATGACCACGTGCTGGAATGGACGACCCTGCTCGGGGCGGTGCCCCCGCGCTTCGCACAGCGGGCCGGTGCACCGGTGGGCCTGGACACGCTGTTCCGCATGGGGCGGGGCCGCGCACCCAGCGGCACGCCCGCCGCGGCTTGCGAAATGACGAAGTGGTTCGACACCAACTACCACTACATCGTCCCCGAACTCACGCCCGGACAGACTTTCCGCATCGCCCGCGAATCGCTGTTCGAACAGATCCGCGAGGCGCAGCAGTCGGGTTATCCCGTCAAGCCGGTGATTCCGGGGCCGCTGACGTGGTTGTGGCTGGGCAAGGGGGACGCCTACGCCGGTCCGGGTGATGGCGGCAAGCTCGAGCTGCTGGCCACCCTGATTCCCGTCTACACGGAAGTCCTGCGCCGGATCGCCGAGCTGGGTGTCGAATGGGTGCAGATCGACGAGCCTATCCTGGCGCTGGACCTGCCCGCCGCCTGGCGCGAAGCCTACGCGGCGGTGTATGCCCGTTTGTCGGGCGCGCCCTTGAAACTGCTGGTGGCGACCTACTTTGATGGCCTGCAGGACAACCTGGCTACGGCCGCCGCCTTGCCGGTGGCGGGCCTGCACGTCGATCTGGTGCGCGCGCCGGAACAGCTCACGCCCTTGCTGCAAGTCCTGGGCGCCAAGGTGCTGTCCGCCGGCATCGTGAACGGACGGAATATCTGGCGCACGGACCTGGATGCCGCGCTGCGCACGCTGGCGCCCGTCAAGGCCGCGCTGGGCGACCGGCTATGGATCGCCCCGTCCTGCTCGCTGTTGCACGTGCCCGTAGACCTGGCCTTCGAAACGGAACTGGACGACGAACTCAAGAGCTGGCTGTCCTTTGCCGTGCAGAAGCTGGACGAAATACGCACGCTGGCGCGTGCGCTGGACGGCAGCCAGGAGGCGGACGTGCAGGATGCGCTACGCGTGCAGCGTGCGGCGTTGGTCGATCGCGCACGGTCTCCCCGCATCCACAATCCCGCGGTGGCACGGCGCATGGCTGCCGCCGTCCAGGTGCAGCGCGACCGTGCGCCGTTCGCGCAGCGCATTGCGCGGCAGCAGGAAAAGCTGGCCTTGCCGGCGTTTCCCACCACGACGATCGGCTCCTTCCCCCAGACCGCGGAAATCCGCACGCTGCGGCGGGACTGGAAGGCTGGTGCGATCAGTGATTCGGCCTACGAGGCGGCGATCCGCAAGGAAATCGAAGCCGTCATCCGCTTCCAGGAGAACGTCGGCCTGGACGTCCTGGTACATGGCGAGCCGGAACGCAACGACATGGTGGAATATTTCGGCGAACTGCTGGCTGGCTTTGCCTTTACCCGCAACGGCTGGGTCCAGAGCTATGGTTCGCGCTGCGTCAAGCCGCCGGTGATTTTCGGCGATGTCGCGCGCCCGGCGCCCATGACCGTGGCGTGGTCCTCGTATGCCCAGTCCCTGACGGACAAACCGGTGAAGGGAATGTTGACCGGCCCGGTGACCATCCTGCAGTGGTCCTTCGTGCGCGACGACCAGCCGCGCGAGCAAACCTGCCGACAGCTGGCGCTTGCGCTGCGCGACGAGGTCGTCGACCTGGAAAAGGCTGGAATCCGCGTGATCCAGATCGACGAGCCGGCGATCCGTGAAGGGCTGCCGCTGCGCCGCGCCGACTGGGGGGCATATCTGGACTGGGCGGTGGATTGCTTCCGGCTCTCCACGGCGGGCGTGCGGGAGGATACGCAGATCCACACCCATATGTGCTACGCCGAGTTCAACGACATCATCGAATCCATCGCCGCGATGGACGCCGACGTCATCACCATCGAGACTTCGCGTTCCAATATGGAGCTGCTGAAGGCGTTCGAGGATTTCCGCTACCCCAACGACATCGGCCCGGGCGTCTATGACATCCATTCGCCGAACGTGCCGGACGTCGACTGGATGGTGTCGCTGATGCAGAAGGCAGCCGGTCGCCTGCCGAAGGAGCGTCTCTGGGTGAATCCGGACTGTGGCCTGAAGACCCGGGCCTGGCCGGAAACCGAGGCCGCGCTGGTCAGCATGGTCGACGCCGCCCGCCAGCTGCGCGCGCAAGCCTGA